A single genomic interval of Zobellia nedashkovskayae harbors:
- a CDS encoding DUF192 domain-containing protein, with amino-acid sequence MKHFKISLYLVLMAFAFHSCKEETKKVVKAEPVVFKKEGELSIFRKETDSLIASFDIEIADSEYETQTGLMYRKSMKADRGMLFVFPEVAGHSFYMKNTEFPLDLIFVKEDMTIANYHENAQPMDESSLPSQGAVQYVLELNAGLIQKLGIQSGDSIAFKKI; translated from the coding sequence ATGAAACATTTTAAAATAAGTCTGTATTTAGTCCTTATGGCATTTGCATTTCACTCTTGTAAAGAAGAGACTAAAAAAGTAGTAAAAGCAGAGCCGGTAGTCTTTAAAAAAGAAGGTGAACTTTCCATTTTCAGAAAAGAGACGGACAGTTTAATCGCTTCTTTTGATATTGAAATTGCCGATAGTGAATATGAAACGCAGACTGGCTTAATGTACCGCAAGAGCATGAAAGCTGATAGAGGTATGTTATTCGTATTTCCTGAAGTAGCAGGGCATTCATTTTATATGAAAAATACCGAGTTCCCTTTGGATTTAATATTTGTAAAGGAAGACATGACCATCGCTAATTATCACGAAAACGCACAGCCTATGGATGAATCCAGCCTACCATCCCAAGGTGCAGTTCAATATGTATTGGAATTGAACGCCGGCCTCATTCAAAAATTAGGTATACAATCTGGAGATAGCATTGCGTTTAAAAAGATATGA
- a CDS encoding ATP-binding cassette domain-containing protein, whose amino-acid sequence MKQKHWAIFTANTSHKGEFINSLLKGPLPNGFDELKNLRGILLSKLAVERFIDEEERHGSSVITSETTQSLKSMSSGEQKKALLKHILSSQPDFIVLDNPFDNLDTTAQEDLKLTLEEVSAHTPMVQLLSRRSDLLPFANTFAKLDGNDLVFADSVEAFSNQQEKELFKNDVPKPISSYEIEGDTLIELKGVDVTYSEKPILKDINWHIKKGEFWELRGRNGSGKTTILSMITGENPKGYGQELYIFGRKKGTGESVWEIKKRIGYFTPSMTDKFTGYHSVSHMIISGFYDSVGLYINPIEAQLRLAKEWLTLIGLWDMKDALFHDLSMGQKRLIMCARAMIKHPPLLILDEPTAGLDDDSAALFVALVNKFATQSNTTVIFVSHRKEPGLEAELVYQLEKTETGSTGEVLTS is encoded by the coding sequence ATGAAACAAAAACATTGGGCCATTTTTACTGCAAATACTTCTCATAAAGGCGAATTTATAAATAGCCTACTGAAAGGCCCTCTTCCTAATGGCTTTGACGAACTAAAAAATTTAAGAGGCATACTTTTATCCAAATTGGCAGTTGAGCGTTTTATTGATGAAGAAGAACGCCATGGAAGCTCGGTAATAACTTCAGAAACAACGCAAAGTTTAAAATCAATGTCTAGCGGCGAGCAGAAGAAAGCCTTACTAAAACATATACTCAGCTCTCAGCCGGATTTTATTGTTTTGGACAACCCGTTTGATAACCTTGACACCACTGCTCAAGAAGACCTGAAATTAACTTTAGAAGAAGTTTCAGCACATACTCCAATGGTGCAGTTATTAAGCCGTAGATCGGATTTATTGCCTTTCGCGAATACATTTGCAAAATTAGACGGCAACGATTTAGTTTTTGCGGATTCTGTGGAAGCATTTTCGAACCAACAGGAAAAAGAACTCTTTAAAAATGATGTTCCAAAACCCATCAGTTCATATGAAATTGAGGGCGATACTTTAATTGAGCTGAAAGGCGTTGACGTCACCTATAGCGAAAAACCTATTTTAAAAGATATTAATTGGCATATTAAAAAAGGTGAATTCTGGGAGTTAAGAGGAAGGAATGGTAGTGGAAAAACAACCATCCTATCCATGATAACTGGAGAAAATCCCAAGGGCTATGGTCAAGAACTTTACATATTTGGACGTAAGAAGGGTACAGGAGAAAGTGTTTGGGAGATTAAAAAACGAATAGGCTATTTCACGCCCTCTATGACCGATAAATTTACTGGCTATCATTCTGTAAGCCATATGATCATTTCAGGTTTTTATGACTCCGTTGGCCTATATATAAACCCTATTGAAGCTCAACTAAGACTAGCTAAAGAGTGGTTAACCCTTATTGGGTTATGGGATATGAAAGACGCTCTCTTTCATGACCTATCTATGGGGCAAAAAAGATTGATTATGTGCGCAAGAGCAATGATCAAACATCCACCACTACTTATTCTTGACGAACCAACAGCGGGATTGGATGATGACAGCGCGGCCCTATTCGTGGCTTTAGTCAATAAATTTGCAACGCAAAGTAATACCACGGTCATTTTTGTATCACATAGAAAAGAACCAGGTCTTGAAGCAGAACTGGTCTATCAATTAGAAAAAACAGAAACCGGTTCTACAGGAGAAGTATTGACTTCATAG
- a CDS encoding lipocalin family protein, with protein sequence MKKVFSFLAIISIILVSNCTQIPENDDPVIGIWSDVEVAPASLTAKSETVRKEWIFNDAYLGRYHRKSNGSITFKTDFKWSYENDTYTISYPGTDMESQIVSMKTSEDGSTLADSEGHTMALRE encoded by the coding sequence ATGAAAAAAGTCTTTTCATTTTTAGCAATAATATCCATTATACTCGTAAGTAACTGCACACAAATACCTGAAAATGATGATCCGGTAATCGGCATTTGGTCAGATGTAGAAGTAGCTCCTGCCAGCCTAACCGCTAAGTCAGAAACCGTTCGCAAGGAGTGGATATTTAATGATGCTTATTTAGGGCGATACCACCGAAAGAGTAACGGTAGCATTACTTTTAAAACCGACTTTAAATGGAGTTATGAAAATGACACCTATACCATATCATATCCCGGAACGGACATGGAGAGCCAAATTGTCTCTATGAAGACTTCTGAGGATGGAAGCACATTAGCAGATTCCGAAGGACATACAATGGCCCTTAGAGAATAA
- the secDF gene encoding protein translocase subunit SecDF has protein sequence MQNKGLIKLFALLFGLVSIYQLSYTFIGGKVEDEAKSYAESRISDAEDNYISKREALEASYLDSIGDNSILGFTNYNEAKKKELNKGLDLKGGINVTLQISVKDILKGLANNTKSPIFNKALADADAASKDSDDTYVELFFNAFEKIKGNTKLASPDIFANKGLSGEVNFQMSDDQVKPIIRRKIDESIVSAFEVLRERIDGFGVTQPNIQREGNSGRILVELPGARDIARAQGLLSSTAQLEFWETYEPNNPELQGFFFQTNEKLKSLIDVADVKEPIKKESELDSLLSDVSADSLDIAGQVNPLFDKFQLGAPSYAVGVAAIQDTAEIGAYLRMKEVRRLLPANLQFVKFLWERPSEGSEIAELYALKSNRDNTPRISGDVVSDARDEFVNGKPAVTMSMNTKGAKEWEKLTGDAYTNRTGIAIVLDNKVYTAPGVSSGPISGGRSEITGTFTVNETKDISNVLRAGKLPASAEIIQSEVVGPSLGQEAIDSGFTSFMIAMAIVLVWMIFYYGKAGGFADIALLLNILLIFGVLTSLSAVLTLPGIAGIVLTIGMSVDANVLIFERIKEELAKGKGKSLAVADGFSNALSSILDANITTGLTAIILFIFGSGPIKGFATTLLIGILTSLFTAIFITRLLVDWYVEGQGRSLDFSTGLTKNLFKNINIDFLSKRKIAYIFSAILVGVSVFSLATNGLQQGVDFVGGRSYQVRFEQSVNPSEIASELNDVFGSGTNVKTFGDANQIKITTAYKVDVEGIEVDNEIQDKLYVALQKYLPDGISEQNFKVGSGDKSIGILQSVKVGPTIADDIKNNAFLAILGSLAVVFLYILFRFRKWQFSLGAVAAVFHDVMIVLGIFSLFGTIMPFNMEIDQAFIAAILTVIGYSLNDTVVVFDRIREIIGERGWRGGDNINLALNSTLSRTLNTSLTTLVVLLAIFIFGGESLRGFMFAMIIGIIVGTYSSLFIATPVMFDTLNKSSRAGGLEKETVEPETEEVK, from the coding sequence ATGCAGAATAAAGGACTTATTAAGCTTTTTGCCCTACTCTTCGGGCTAGTAAGTATCTACCAATTATCATACACTTTTATAGGTGGTAAGGTAGAAGACGAAGCAAAATCATATGCGGAAAGCCGTATTTCAGATGCAGAAGATAATTATATTTCTAAACGAGAAGCTTTAGAAGCTAGTTATTTAGACTCGATTGGAGACAACTCCATTCTTGGTTTCACTAATTATAATGAAGCCAAAAAGAAAGAGCTAAACAAAGGTCTTGACCTTAAAGGTGGTATTAACGTAACCCTCCAGATTTCCGTAAAGGACATTCTTAAAGGATTAGCTAATAATACTAAGAGTCCTATTTTCAACAAGGCTTTGGCTGATGCAGATGCAGCATCCAAAGACAGTGATGATACCTATGTAGAGCTTTTTTTCAATGCTTTTGAAAAAATAAAAGGGAATACTAAATTAGCTTCTCCAGATATTTTTGCCAACAAAGGACTTAGTGGTGAGGTTAATTTTCAGATGTCAGATGATCAAGTTAAGCCAATCATCCGTAGAAAAATTGATGAATCTATCGTTTCTGCTTTTGAAGTACTTCGTGAGCGTATTGATGGTTTTGGTGTAACACAGCCAAACATTCAACGTGAAGGTAATTCAGGTCGTATATTGGTAGAATTACCAGGAGCAAGAGATATTGCTCGTGCACAAGGGTTGTTATCAAGTACCGCACAGTTAGAGTTTTGGGAAACCTATGAGCCTAATAATCCAGAGCTACAAGGTTTTTTCTTTCAGACCAATGAAAAATTAAAATCACTTATTGATGTAGCTGATGTTAAGGAACCAATAAAGAAGGAATCTGAGTTAGATTCTCTTCTTTCTGATGTTTCTGCTGACTCATTGGATATTGCTGGACAAGTTAATCCGTTGTTCGATAAGTTTCAATTAGGTGCGCCTAGCTATGCTGTTGGTGTTGCCGCTATTCAAGATACTGCCGAAATTGGTGCGTACCTCAGAATGAAAGAAGTGAGAAGGTTGCTTCCTGCGAACTTACAGTTTGTAAAGTTCTTATGGGAAAGACCATCTGAAGGTTCGGAAATAGCTGAGCTATATGCTTTAAAATCTAACAGAGATAACACACCAAGAATTAGTGGTGATGTTGTTAGTGATGCACGTGATGAGTTTGTAAACGGTAAACCAGCCGTTACTATGAGCATGAACACAAAAGGTGCGAAAGAATGGGAAAAGTTAACTGGTGATGCATATACCAATAGAACAGGTATTGCTATTGTATTGGATAACAAGGTGTATACCGCTCCTGGCGTTTCATCAGGACCTATTTCTGGAGGTCGTTCAGAGATTACAGGTACATTTACGGTTAATGAAACAAAAGATATTTCCAACGTATTACGAGCTGGTAAGTTACCGGCATCTGCGGAAATCATTCAATCAGAGGTTGTAGGGCCATCTTTAGGTCAAGAAGCTATTGATAGTGGTTTTACATCATTTATGATTGCAATGGCAATCGTATTGGTATGGATGATCTTCTATTATGGTAAAGCAGGTGGTTTTGCAGATATCGCTTTATTATTGAACATTCTATTGATATTTGGAGTTCTTACCAGCTTAAGCGCTGTGTTGACCTTACCAGGTATTGCAGGTATTGTTCTTACCATTGGTATGTCTGTAGATGCTAACGTACTTATTTTTGAACGTATAAAAGAAGAATTAGCGAAAGGAAAAGGAAAATCATTAGCTGTGGCGGATGGTTTTAGCAATGCACTTTCATCTATTCTTGATGCGAACATAACAACAGGTCTTACCGCAATTATCTTATTTATTTTTGGGTCAGGTCCTATTAAAGGTTTCGCAACTACTTTACTTATTGGTATTTTAACTTCTTTGTTTACTGCAATTTTCATTACCCGTCTATTAGTAGATTGGTATGTTGAAGGTCAAGGTCGTTCGTTGGATTTTTCAACAGGACTTACAAAGAACTTGTTCAAAAATATTAATATCGATTTCCTTTCAAAAAGAAAGATTGCATATATTTTCTCTGCTATTTTAGTAGGGGTGAGTGTTTTCTCTTTAGCAACTAATGGGTTGCAACAAGGTGTTGATTTTGTTGGCGGACGTTCGTACCAAGTTCGTTTTGAGCAGTCTGTTAATCCATCTGAGATAGCTTCTGAGTTGAATGACGTATTTGGTAGCGGTACAAACGTGAAAACGTTTGGTGACGCTAATCAGATTAAAATTACTACGGCATATAAAGTAGATGTAGAAGGAATTGAAGTAGATAATGAGATTCAGGATAAACTATATGTTGCTTTACAGAAATATCTTCCGGATGGTATCAGCGAGCAGAACTTTAAAGTAGGTTCAGGTGATAAGTCAATTGGTATTTTGCAATCTGTAAAAGTAGGTCCTACAATTGCAGATGATATTAAGAACAATGCTTTCTTGGCTATTTTAGGTTCGCTTGCAGTTGTGTTTTTATATATCTTATTCCGTTTCCGTAAGTGGCAATTCTCTTTAGGAGCGGTAGCAGCAGTTTTTCACGATGTTATGATTGTGTTAGGTATATTCTCTTTGTTTGGTACGATTATGCCTTTTAACATGGAAATTGATCAAGCGTTTATTGCGGCGATATTAACCGTAATTGGATACTCGCTGAATGATACCGTTGTTGTTTTTGACCGTATTCGAGAGATTATTGGCGAGAGAGGATGGCGCGGAGGCGACAATATTAACTTGGCATTGAACAGTACATTAAGTCGTACGTTAAATACCTCTTTAACTACCTTGGTCGTGTTATTGGCAATATTCATTTTTGGTGGTGAATCATTAAGAGGATTCATGTTTGCTATGATAATTGGTATTATTGTAGGTACATATTCTTCATTGTTCATCGCAACACCAGTAATGTTTGATACGTTGAACAAGTCCTCAAGAGCAGGAGGACTAGAAAAAGAAACAGTTGAGCCGGAAACGGAGGAAGTAAAATAA
- the lgt gene encoding prolipoprotein diacylglyceryl transferase, whose product MYFLGIIWNPNETLFTLGPLQIKYYNLLWITTFALGWYIMKRIFINENKTVEQLDSLFIYTVLSTMLGARLGHVFFYDWPYYQNHLAEILLPIRESASGVLFGFIKGYEFTGFTGLASHGAIIGILIGTYLYQRKHSDMKTLWLLDRMVIPAAIGAFCVRLGNFFNSEINGKITDESFIFATKFIRDSDDMHPSKALAITQEKTVNAAYDAIENNPQFAEQLAQIPFRHPAQLYEGVAYIFVFILLYYLYWHTNKKNSTGYLFGLFLVLLWTIRFFVEFVKKSQGGFEESLGLLSTGQWLSIPFILIGFYFMFRPKTGKS is encoded by the coding sequence ATGTACTTTTTAGGTATTATCTGGAATCCGAACGAAACACTTTTCACACTCGGTCCGTTACAGATTAAATATTATAATCTACTTTGGATTACCACTTTTGCTCTTGGCTGGTATATCATGAAGCGCATTTTTATTAATGAAAACAAAACTGTAGAGCAGTTGGATTCGCTCTTCATATACACGGTTTTATCCACTATGCTAGGAGCACGACTAGGTCACGTATTTTTTTACGATTGGCCTTATTACCAAAACCATTTGGCTGAGATATTGCTTCCTATTCGTGAGAGCGCATCAGGTGTGCTTTTCGGATTTATAAAAGGTTATGAATTTACAGGCTTTACAGGGCTTGCCAGTCATGGTGCTATTATAGGAATTCTTATTGGCACATACCTATATCAAAGAAAGCACTCAGACATGAAAACCCTGTGGCTACTGGACCGCATGGTTATACCAGCTGCTATTGGCGCGTTTTGTGTTCGACTCGGTAATTTTTTCAATTCAGAAATCAACGGAAAGATAACTGATGAGTCGTTTATTTTCGCAACAAAATTTATTCGTGATTCGGATGACATGCACCCATCAAAAGCATTGGCAATTACTCAGGAAAAAACTGTAAATGCAGCTTATGACGCTATAGAGAACAATCCTCAGTTTGCTGAACAACTAGCTCAGATTCCTTTTCGTCATCCAGCGCAATTATATGAAGGGGTTGCCTATATTTTTGTTTTTATTCTTCTTTATTACCTCTACTGGCATACTAACAAAAAAAATAGCACAGGTTATCTTTTTGGTTTGTTCTTAGTACTGCTTTGGACCATTCGTTTCTTTGTAGAGTTTGTAAAGAAAAGTCAAGGTGGCTTTGAAGAGAGCCTTGGATTATTATCAACTGGGCAATGGTTAAGTATTCCATTCATCCTTATTGGTTTTTACTTTATGTTCCGACCAAAAACTGGCAAATCTTAA
- a CDS encoding GNAT family N-acetyltransferase, protein MDLLLEGEQTERLLFRKVLPSDFKTWLPFHEDKRSSEFWEGLPSDPKTACQEQFDRIFERYENNLGGMNALISKSTGEFIGLCGLLKQTVDQIEELEIGYSILPKYWKQGYASEAVIKCKTYARQQQFTDSLISIIHVDNILSQKVAINNGMYLDKTTTYHNNSVHIFRVLL, encoded by the coding sequence ATGGATTTACTTTTAGAAGGAGAACAAACCGAACGACTGCTTTTCCGAAAAGTACTCCCTTCCGATTTTAAAACTTGGCTACCTTTTCATGAAGACAAACGTTCTTCTGAATTTTGGGAAGGACTGCCATCAGACCCTAAAACTGCTTGCCAAGAACAGTTTGACCGAATATTTGAACGCTACGAAAATAACCTAGGGGGCATGAACGCCCTTATTTCAAAATCTACCGGAGAATTCATTGGACTGTGTGGACTTCTTAAACAGACCGTAGATCAAATAGAAGAGCTAGAAATAGGCTACTCCATTCTACCTAAATATTGGAAACAAGGTTACGCAAGTGAAGCTGTTATAAAATGTAAGACCTATGCAAGGCAACAACAATTTACAGATTCTTTGATTTCCATAATTCATGTAGATAACATTTTATCTCAAAAGGTTGCCATTAATAACGGCATGTACTTAGATAAGACAACAACATATCACAATAATTCCGTACATATTTTTAGAGTCCTGCTATGA
- a CDS encoding universal stress protein: MDCILFPTDFSEVSMNAFLYAVEYAKKTEKKIIVFHAYNLETETSEEEQKLYEKLDIQNFRNKKETFPPFEKILKKSKVDSLKVKYVVREGDFIETFTQYIEKREDKIDVVVMGTQISKSGLFQLFTETSTLKILDEIHKPVVVVPGNARFDGDLDNILFLVDYQEDEKEPLEDLIKESKSFKAKLHVVHFDLAHGDSIVPMMDRFKASLKNHDVSNVTFKTIDSIDIKKSLLDYCIENEIDMVCLINHKRNFYQRLFTYSLTEDLIRNINTPVMAIYRD; the protein is encoded by the coding sequence ATGGACTGCATACTTTTTCCTACAGATTTTTCGGAAGTTTCAATGAACGCCTTTTTGTATGCGGTAGAGTATGCGAAAAAGACCGAAAAGAAAATTATCGTTTTCCATGCCTATAATCTTGAAACGGAAACTTCCGAAGAAGAACAGAAGCTGTATGAAAAGCTGGATATACAGAATTTTAGAAATAAAAAAGAGACTTTTCCTCCATTCGAAAAAATACTTAAAAAATCAAAGGTAGATAGTCTAAAGGTGAAATATGTAGTTCGGGAAGGTGATTTCATTGAAACGTTTACCCAGTATATAGAAAAAAGGGAAGATAAGATAGATGTTGTTGTTATGGGTACCCAAATCAGTAAAAGCGGGTTATTTCAGCTGTTTACGGAAACCAGTACCTTGAAGATATTAGATGAAATACATAAACCGGTCGTTGTGGTGCCGGGGAATGCAAGATTTGATGGGGATTTAGATAATATTTTATTCTTGGTGGACTATCAAGAAGATGAGAAAGAACCATTAGAAGATTTGATAAAGGAATCCAAAAGTTTTAAAGCAAAATTACATGTAGTCCATTTTGATTTGGCCCATGGCGATTCTATTGTACCAATGATGGACCGCTTTAAAGCTTCATTAAAAAATCATGATGTTAGCAATGTTACGTTCAAGACCATAGATTCTATAGATATTAAAAAGTCGTTGTTGGACTATTGTATCGAAAATGAAATAGATATGGTTTGTCTGATCAATCACAAGCGTAATTTTTACCAACGCTTGTTTACCTATAGTCTTACTGAAGATTTAATACGAAATATTAATACCCCCGTAATGGCTATATATAGGGATTAG
- a CDS encoding malate dehydrogenase: MKVTVVGAGAVGASCAEYIAIKNFASEVVVLDIKEGYAEGKAMDLMQTASLNGFDTKITGVTNDYSKTANSDIAVITSGIPRKPGMTREELIGINAGIVKTVSANLVKHSPNVILIVVSNPMDTMTYLVHKTTGLAKNKIIGMGGALDSARFKYRLAEALEAPISDVDGMVIGGHSDTGMVPLTSHATRNSIRVSEFLSADRLEQVAADTKVGGATLTKLLGTSAWYAPGAAVSGLVQAIACDQKKIFPCSTLLEGEYDLNDICIGVPVVLGKNGIEKIVNIPLSDAEKAKMQESAAGVKKTNGLLEL, encoded by the coding sequence ATGAAAGTTACCGTAGTAGGGGCAGGAGCAGTAGGAGCAAGCTGTGCCGAGTATATTGCCATTAAGAATTTTGCATCTGAGGTAGTCGTTTTGGATATCAAAGAAGGATATGCCGAAGGTAAAGCTATGGATTTGATGCAAACCGCATCTTTAAACGGTTTCGACACTAAGATTACAGGTGTAACTAATGATTACTCTAAGACAGCCAATAGTGATATTGCAGTAATTACCTCTGGTATTCCAAGAAAACCTGGTATGACTCGTGAAGAGTTAATAGGTATTAACGCAGGTATCGTAAAAACGGTATCAGCTAACTTGGTAAAGCATTCTCCAAACGTAATTCTAATAGTTGTAAGTAACCCAATGGATACTATGACTTATTTGGTGCACAAAACAACAGGTCTTGCTAAGAATAAGATTATAGGTATGGGTGGAGCTTTAGATAGCGCACGTTTTAAATACCGTTTGGCTGAAGCTCTTGAGGCTCCAATCTCTGATGTAGACGGTATGGTTATAGGTGGCCATAGTGATACTGGTATGGTGCCATTAACATCTCATGCTACAAGAAATAGTATACGTGTTTCAGAATTTTTATCTGCAGACCGTTTAGAGCAAGTAGCTGCGGATACTAAAGTAGGAGGAGCTACATTAACTAAATTATTAGGGACAAGTGCTTGGTATGCGCCAGGTGCAGCGGTTTCAGGTTTGGTTCAGGCAATTGCTTGTGACCAGAAAAAAATATTCCCATGTTCTACTTTATTAGAAGGTGAATATGATCTTAACGATATCTGTATAGGTGTACCTGTAGTTTTAGGGAAAAATGGAATCGAAAAAATAGTGAATATTCCACTAAGCGATGCTGAAAAAGCAAAAATGCAAGAAAGTGCAGCTGGTGTAAAAAAGACCAACGGTCTACTAGAATTATAG